A stretch of the Haloplanus aerogenes genome encodes the following:
- a CDS encoding NCS1 family transporter — translation MSEETNSEGLEPIPADEREMGLTHYIPVWWSSMIVVQSFAVAFFAIHPQGALNLVQAIIAVGVSAFVIALFFVFNGLPGYETGIPFSAQTRSSFGVRGANIPNFMRAIPAIAWLGIGNWIGANAMNVITMTLWGFGNEFVYFGLFTLFNILLSIKGVTSIKWFDSIAAGVIIVLMSYTVYVVWTANTLPDTLVTYDGTWGMGFWTVIAASVGTVITGGLNASDMSRHLKPSDGSGNHIVGHLLGLAPPLLFMMVVGLVFGIFTGNPNPIEAIMNVAPSPLLGALMLIFVLTAQISTNLTMNILPPTHIFQDSFGVSWKTGVILTGILSVLTFPWVLFTSQWFFTFINFYALFLGPALGVMIADYWLVRKRDTDIPELYKRDESSKFWYWKGFSVAGVGSLVVGALVSVPLMEISWMIGLPTAFVTYTALRTYGVEEMFSTGDASVVADGGQSEQ, via the coding sequence ATGTCAGAAGAAACAAATTCCGAAGGGTTGGAACCGATTCCGGCTGACGAACGAGAGATGGGCCTCACACACTACATCCCCGTGTGGTGGTCCTCGATGATCGTCGTCCAGTCGTTCGCAGTAGCGTTCTTTGCGATTCATCCACAGGGTGCGTTGAACCTCGTCCAAGCGATCATCGCCGTCGGGGTCAGCGCGTTCGTCATCGCCCTGTTTTTCGTGTTCAACGGTCTGCCGGGGTACGAAACGGGGATCCCCTTCTCGGCGCAGACTCGGTCGTCGTTCGGCGTGAGGGGCGCCAACATCCCGAACTTCATGCGCGCGATTCCGGCTATCGCGTGGCTCGGCATCGGTAACTGGATCGGGGCGAACGCCATGAACGTCATCACCATGACGCTCTGGGGCTTCGGGAACGAGTTCGTCTACTTCGGTCTGTTCACGCTCTTCAACATCCTCCTCTCGATCAAGGGCGTGACCTCGATCAAGTGGTTCGACTCCATCGCCGCTGGCGTCATCATCGTCCTCATGTCCTACACGGTGTACGTCGTCTGGACGGCGAACACGCTCCCGGACACGCTCGTGACCTACGACGGCACGTGGGGGATGGGCTTCTGGACCGTGATCGCCGCGTCCGTGGGCACCGTCATCACGGGTGGCCTGAACGCGTCGGACATGAGTCGGCACCTGAAGCCATCCGACGGGTCGGGGAACCACATCGTCGGTCACTTGCTCGGCCTCGCGCCACCACTCCTGTTCATGATGGTCGTCGGACTGGTGTTCGGCATCTTCACTGGGAATCCGAACCCTATCGAGGCGATCATGAACGTCGCGCCGAGTCCGCTGCTCGGGGCGCTCATGCTCATCTTCGTGTTGACCGCCCAAATCTCGACGAACTTGACGATGAACATCCTGCCGCCCACGCATATCTTCCAGGACTCGTTCGGTGTGTCTTGGAAGACGGGCGTCATCCTCACCGGCATCCTGTCCGTGCTGACCTTCCCGTGGGTGCTGTTCACCAGCCAGTGGTTCTTCACCTTCATCAACTTCTACGCGCTCTTCCTCGGGCCTGCCCTCGGCGTCATGATCGCCGACTACTGGCTCGTCCGGAAGCGCGACACCGACATTCCGGAGCTGTACAAGCGCGACGAATCCTCGAAGTTCTGGTACTGGAAGGGATTCTCCGTCGCTGGCGTCGGAAGCCTCGTCGTCGGTGCGCTCGTCAGCGTGCCGCTGATGGAGATCTCGTGGATGATCGGTCTCCCCACGGCGTTCGTCACGTACACCGCGCTCCGAACGTACGGCGTCGAGGAGATGTTCAGTACCGGCGACGCGTCGGTGGTGGCGGATGGGGGGCAAAGCGAGCAATGA
- a CDS encoding dihydroorotase has product MTADLVISDGTIVTPERLLEADLAVDGGTITAIGDAKSMPEAEEVVDASGKLVMPGVVDPHVHIDGYLSNDSYETGTSAAALGGVTSCVNFAWEAWLGDLSVWDEKGTLMEAVERQKRKGEDSLIDFGLHGVITREDPAVFDELDAVVEEGVTSIKMFTAYEIGLSNGFMNQVFEEVAERDAVAVLHTEDASVCNHLTDRLKANGEGHPREYPRARPDYAEAMAAEDAVRMAQEAGAKYYGIHTSCAKAADVLEDFQTDGSEVRGETCTHYAALDESAYEAQGSLAIQAPPLRTPADRDALFDHLHDGALSVVSTDHVAFRRADKEVEHWWDSSFGVNSLQTTLPVFHDEAVNERGFSYPFLVRVMCTNPARTFGLPGKGTLEPGTDADIVVFDPNEEYTISAADNASVADYSIYEGREVTGRVKKTFLRGELIADDGEVVGEPGYGEYVHRERPDWSPNRR; this is encoded by the coding sequence ATGACCGCCGACTTGGTCATTAGCGACGGGACGATAGTAACGCCAGAGCGTCTCCTAGAGGCGGACCTCGCGGTCGACGGTGGGACCATCACCGCCATCGGGGATGCAAAGAGCATGCCCGAAGCCGAAGAAGTCGTGGACGCGTCGGGGAAGTTGGTAATGCCGGGTGTCGTCGATCCGCACGTGCACATCGACGGCTACCTCTCGAACGACTCCTACGAGACGGGGACGAGTGCGGCCGCGCTGGGCGGCGTCACCTCCTGTGTCAATTTCGCGTGGGAGGCGTGGCTCGGTGACCTCAGCGTCTGGGACGAGAAAGGCACCCTGATGGAAGCGGTGGAGCGCCAGAAGCGCAAGGGTGAGGACTCGCTGATCGACTTCGGACTCCACGGCGTCATCACGCGCGAGGACCCGGCCGTTTTCGACGAACTGGACGCCGTGGTGGAGGAGGGCGTCACCTCGATCAAGATGTTCACGGCCTACGAGATCGGCCTCTCGAACGGGTTCATGAACCAGGTGTTCGAGGAGGTTGCCGAACGCGACGCCGTTGCAGTCCTCCACACGGAGGATGCGTCGGTCTGTAACCACCTGACAGACCGGCTCAAGGCGAACGGCGAGGGACATCCGCGCGAGTACCCGCGCGCTCGGCCGGACTACGCCGAGGCAATGGCCGCGGAAGACGCCGTTCGGATGGCACAGGAGGCGGGTGCCAAGTACTACGGCATCCACACCTCGTGTGCGAAGGCCGCGGATGTCCTCGAGGACTTCCAGACCGACGGGAGCGAGGTACGCGGCGAGACCTGCACCCACTACGCGGCGCTGGACGAGTCCGCGTACGAGGCACAGGGGAGCCTCGCGATTCAGGCTCCGCCGCTGCGGACGCCCGCGGACCGAGACGCGCTCTTCGACCACCTGCACGACGGCGCGCTGAGCGTCGTTTCCACCGACCACGTCGCCTTCCGCCGCGCCGACAAGGAGGTCGAACACTGGTGGGACAGCTCCTTCGGCGTCAACAGCCTGCAGACGACGCTGCCCGTGTTCCACGACGAGGCGGTCAACGAGCGCGGCTTCTCGTACCCCTTCCTCGTGCGCGTCATGTGTACCAACCCGGCCCGCACGTTCGGCCTCCCCGGCAAGGGGACGCTCGAACCCGGGACGGACGCCGACATCGTCGTCTTCGATCCGAACGAGGAGTACACAATCTCCGCCGCCGACAACGCGTCGGTCGCCGACTACTCGATCTACGAGGGTCGAGAGGTGACGGGTCGCGTGAAAAAGACCTTCCTCCGGGGTGAACTCATCGCGGACGACGGCGAAGTCGTCGGCGAACCGGGATACGGGGAGTACGTCCACCGGGAGCGCCCCGACTGGTCGCCGAATCGACGGTGA
- a CDS encoding SLC13 family permease encodes MTTVPYDPILAPLALLQQFPVQLPVSVDVLVVLALVVVALVLFIFQPVSIDTTAIALMVVLILLDPWTGVSPEEGVSGFSNPATITVLAMFILSEGVRQTGVIQILTLKMESFAGDSEFRQLLATVGLAGPSAGFINNTPIVAVLIPAVTTLARKTGTSPSKLLIPLSFAAMLGGMLTVIGTSTNLLASQIWAQVGGPTAEPFSLFEFTQLGAVVLAVGILYLLTVGRYLTPARIAAEGTPTDQFGMADYLTDVVVHENSDLVGSQVREVRRGDLDLDVFEIVRNGRSIVRGLSSERIRAGDVLSVRASQETLEQVIGDEHLDFLPELLDAVADGDEPLPEGFVPEHHAWNRPSATPNPATNDDEGTEKAEEARDEVSLTEIVLLPGTWLNRRNGVAGFERNYDATVLAVRRGNEVIRQRLRDVRLQGGDVLLVQTSEDVLDRLRDDSNIVVSSDRRWEDFDRTRMPIALGIVAAVVGLAALEYLPIMVSALAGVVAMLFSGILRPADAYEAVDWDVIFLLAGVIPLGIAFEASGTADLIASGIATEGTVLPPLVMLAVFYLGTAIITEMMSNNASIVLMLPIAVEVAGQLGVNAFAFALAVTFAASTPLLSPVGYQTNLMVYGPGGYKFSDFARVGAPLQLVLTVVTTAGIAFFWGL; translated from the coding sequence GTGACGACCGTACCCTACGACCCCATCCTGGCACCGCTAGCACTACTCCAGCAGTTTCCCGTGCAACTGCCGGTCTCTGTCGACGTACTGGTGGTTCTTGCGCTCGTCGTCGTCGCGCTCGTCCTGTTCATCTTCCAGCCGGTTTCGATCGACACCACCGCGATCGCCCTGATGGTCGTGTTGATCCTCCTCGATCCGTGGACGGGCGTCTCCCCCGAGGAAGGCGTCTCGGGCTTCTCGAACCCTGCGACCATCACTGTGCTGGCGATGTTCATCCTCAGCGAGGGGGTGCGACAGACCGGTGTCATCCAGATACTCACGCTGAAAATGGAGTCGTTCGCGGGCGACAGCGAATTCCGCCAACTCCTCGCGACGGTCGGACTGGCGGGCCCGTCGGCGGGTTTCATCAACAACACGCCCATCGTCGCAGTACTCATCCCGGCCGTCACGACCCTCGCCCGAAAGACCGGCACCTCGCCGTCGAAGCTGCTGATCCCCCTCTCGTTCGCCGCGATGCTGGGCGGGATGCTCACCGTGATCGGCACGTCGACGAACCTGCTCGCGAGCCAGATCTGGGCGCAGGTCGGCGGCCCGACCGCAGAACCGTTCTCACTGTTCGAATTCACGCAGCTCGGCGCCGTCGTGCTGGCCGTCGGCATACTGTACCTCCTCACGGTTGGTCGGTATCTCACGCCAGCCCGAATCGCGGCCGAGGGGACTCCCACGGACCAATTCGGCATGGCTGACTACTTGACCGACGTCGTCGTCCACGAGAATTCCGACCTCGTCGGGTCGCAGGTGCGAGAGGTGCGGCGCGGCGACCTTGACCTGGACGTGTTCGAGATCGTGCGCAACGGCCGCAGCATCGTTCGCGGCCTTTCCAGCGAGCGGATCCGCGCCGGCGACGTCCTCTCGGTCAGAGCGAGCCAGGAGACGCTCGAACAGGTCATCGGGGACGAACACCTCGATTTCCTCCCGGAACTCCTCGACGCCGTAGCGGACGGGGACGAACCGCTCCCCGAAGGATTCGTGCCCGAGCACCACGCGTGGAACCGGCCGTCGGCGACACCCAATCCGGCCACGAACGACGACGAGGGTACGGAAAAAGCGGAGGAAGCCAGGGACGAAGTTTCGCTCACGGAGATCGTGTTGCTCCCCGGGACGTGGTTGAACAGACGAAACGGCGTCGCGGGATTCGAGCGAAACTACGACGCGACCGTGCTTGCCGTCCGCCGGGGGAACGAGGTGATTCGTCAGCGCCTCCGGGACGTGCGCCTACAGGGCGGTGACGTGTTACTCGTCCAGACGAGCGAGGACGTCCTCGACCGACTCCGGGATGACAGCAATATCGTCGTCTCCAGTGACAGACGCTGGGAGGATTTCGACCGGACACGGATGCCTATCGCACTGGGCATCGTCGCCGCCGTCGTCGGACTGGCCGCCCTCGAGTACCTCCCGATAATGGTCAGTGCGCTCGCGGGCGTCGTCGCGATGCTCTTTTCGGGTATCCTCCGCCCCGCGGACGCCTACGAGGCCGTCGACTGGGACGTCATCTTCCTGCTCGCGGGGGTCATTCCCCTGGGAATCGCGTTCGAGGCCTCCGGGACGGCGGATCTGATCGCGTCGGGCATCGCCACCGAGGGCACCGTGCTGCCGCCGCTCGTGATGCTCGCGGTATTCTACCTGGGGACCGCGATCATCACGGAGATGATGAGCAACAACGCCAGTATCGTATTGATGCTCCCCATCGCCGTGGAGGTCGCTGGTCAACTCGGCGTCAACGCCTTCGCGTTCGCCCTCGCGGTGACGTTCGCCGCCAGCACGCCCCTGCTCAGCCCGGTCGGCTACCAGACGAATCTCATGGTCTACGGCCCCGGTGGGTACAAATTCTCCGACTTCGCGCGCGTCGGTGCGCCGCTCCAGCTCGTCCTGACCGTCGTCACGACGGCTGGCATCGCGTTCTTCTGGGGCCTGTGA
- a CDS encoding archaea-specific SMC-related protein — protein MTETRSLEHPATFRVTNVGGIDETTVDIAPGVTVLTGRNATNRTSFLRSIMGVLGSDDVSLKGDAEEGRIELELGGEKYIRTLTRTNGTVATSGTPYLDDTELADLFAFLLESNEARQAVAMGADLRQLIMRPVDTAEIQAEIREREQEKSRIDDELSELESLKGELPELEEERTRLEADIEEKREALRAKEAEIESLDADVDETRDEKRELEARLEDLRDKRSALEQIRSDIDLEQQSIESLTTERRELESELDDLPEAPMGEHDELDREITRLRNRTDRLESEMSNLQDVIQFNEELLDGDENALAGVLRADDGAVTDELVEDTVVCWTCGSEVDTERITETLDQLRSVRQEKLETIRELEAELEELRDEQRELRDRQRRRERVERKLDDIEAELEQRNERLADLREERERLNDDIDDLEAEVETLEDEEFGEILDLHKEANQLEFELGRLESDLDDVTDRIATVEDRLAEEHRLEEEREAVREELTDLRTRIDRIESESVEQFNDHMDAVLDILGYANLERIWIEPIEQEIRQGRRTVERTAFELHVVRSTDTGATYEDTVDHLSESEREVTGLVFALAGYLVHEVYETVPFMLLDSLEAIDSERLANLVAYMAEYPTFLVVALLPEDAQALDDAYARVTDI, from the coding sequence ATGACCGAGACGCGTTCGCTGGAGCACCCAGCCACGTTTCGAGTAACCAACGTGGGGGGAATCGACGAGACGACGGTCGACATCGCCCCCGGAGTCACGGTGTTGACCGGCCGCAATGCAACAAATCGAACCTCCTTCCTTCGGTCGATCATGGGCGTCCTCGGCAGCGACGACGTGTCGTTGAAAGGCGACGCCGAGGAGGGGCGGATCGAACTCGAACTCGGCGGCGAGAAGTACATCCGGACGCTAACACGGACGAACGGTACCGTCGCGACCAGCGGGACTCCGTATCTCGACGACACCGAACTCGCCGATCTCTTCGCCTTCCTGCTCGAATCGAACGAAGCTCGACAGGCCGTCGCCATGGGTGCAGATCTGCGCCAACTCATCATGCGACCGGTCGACACGGCGGAAATCCAGGCCGAGATTCGGGAGCGCGAACAGGAGAAGTCGCGGATCGACGACGAACTCTCCGAGCTGGAGTCGCTGAAGGGAGAGCTCCCCGAACTGGAGGAGGAGCGAACCCGACTCGAAGCCGACATCGAGGAGAAGCGCGAGGCGCTGAGGGCAAAGGAGGCCGAAATCGAGTCGCTGGACGCCGATGTCGACGAGACGCGCGACGAGAAGCGGGAACTCGAAGCACGCTTGGAGGATCTCCGGGACAAGCGCTCGGCGCTCGAACAGATTCGCTCCGATATCGACCTCGAACAGCAGAGCATCGAGTCGCTGACGACCGAACGGCGTGAACTCGAATCGGAGTTGGACGACCTCCCCGAGGCCCCGATGGGGGAGCACGACGAACTCGACCGTGAGATCACCCGGCTCCGAAATCGGACGGATCGGCTGGAGAGCGAAATGAGCAACCTGCAGGATGTCATCCAGTTCAACGAGGAACTGCTCGACGGGGACGAGAACGCGCTCGCCGGCGTGCTTCGGGCGGACGACGGTGCGGTGACCGACGAACTCGTCGAGGACACTGTCGTCTGCTGGACCTGCGGGTCGGAGGTCGATACGGAGCGCATTACGGAGACTCTCGATCAGCTGCGCTCGGTTCGACAGGAGAAACTCGAGACGATTCGCGAGCTGGAGGCGGAGCTGGAGGAGCTACGCGACGAGCAACGCGAACTCCGGGACCGGCAGCGTCGTCGAGAACGCGTCGAGCGCAAACTCGACGACATCGAGGCGGAACTCGAACAGCGAAACGAGCGCCTTGCCGACCTCCGCGAGGAGCGCGAGCGCCTCAACGACGACATCGACGACCTCGAAGCCGAAGTCGAGACGCTCGAAGACGAGGAGTTTGGGGAAATCCTCGACTTACACAAGGAAGCCAACCAGTTGGAATTCGAACTGGGGCGGCTCGAGTCGGACCTCGACGACGTGACCGACCGCATCGCGACCGTCGAGGACCGACTGGCCGAGGAACACCGACTGGAAGAGGAACGCGAGGCGGTCCGAGAGGAACTGACCGACCTTCGGACGCGCATCGACCGAATCGAATCCGAGTCCGTCGAGCAGTTCAACGACCACATGGACGCCGTCCTCGACATCCTCGGCTACGCGAATCTCGAACGCATCTGGATCGAACCCATCGAGCAGGAGATTCGTCAGGGGCGGCGGACGGTCGAGCGGACGGCGTTCGAACTCCACGTCGTCCGCAGTACCGATACGGGCGCGACGTACGAGGACACGGTCGACCACCTCAGCGAAAGCGAACGCGAAGTGACCGGCCTCGTGTTCGCCCTCGCGGGCTATCTCGTCCACGAGGTGTACGAGACGGTGCCGTTCATGCTGCTGGACTCGCTCGAGGCGATCGACTCCGAACGGCTCGCCAATTTGGTGGCGTACATGGCCGAGTACCCGACGTTCCTCGTCGTGGCACTCCTGCCGGAAGACGCACAGGCCCTCGACGACGCGTACGCGCGCGTCACCGACATCTGA
- a CDS encoding Zn-dependent hydrolase — MPREIHDCVDEERLRNDIRTNAEYGAVPVDEGNCRTVLTGTEANRSAREYFVNRLEAAGLDVRVDAVGNIAGRWVPETADPTAPAVATGSHLDSVPRGGIFDGVLGVYGALEAIRALQSADVSLARPLDVVCFTEEEGSRFSDGVLGSSVASGQRTVEAALALEDDEGVTLDEALTDIGFRGTGRIDASDWDSWLELHVEQSERLEDAGAPVGIVTSITGTIRCLIEIAGEANHSGCTAMHDRRDALAAASEVVLDVERTTNEVVEEYGETVVGTVGKLDVAPNAINVVPGRVELGIDVRDVSYEPMELIVDRVRERLSALEDERGVVTTFERPYDIEPIGMSDRCTDALRAAASASSVDALELHSGAGHDTMHIAKVTDAGMLFAPSRDGVSHSPMEWTDWDSCAAVTQVMATALADLAAE, encoded by the coding sequence ATGCCCCGAGAGATCCACGACTGTGTCGACGAGGAGCGACTCCGAAACGACATCAGAACGAACGCCGAGTACGGTGCCGTCCCGGTCGACGAGGGGAACTGTCGAACGGTCCTGACGGGGACGGAGGCGAACAGAAGCGCCCGCGAGTACTTCGTGAATCGGTTGGAGGCGGCGGGTCTCGACGTGCGCGTCGACGCTGTCGGCAACATCGCCGGGCGGTGGGTTCCGGAGACGGCCGACCCGACGGCGCCCGCGGTCGCGACCGGGAGCCACCTCGACTCCGTGCCCCGCGGCGGCATCTTCGACGGCGTCCTCGGCGTCTACGGCGCACTAGAGGCGATCCGCGCGCTCCAGTCCGCGGACGTCTCGCTCGCGCGCCCGCTCGACGTCGTGTGCTTCACCGAAGAGGAAGGGTCGCGCTTCTCCGACGGCGTCCTTGGCTCGTCGGTCGCCAGCGGCCAGCGCACCGTCGAGGCCGCCCTCGCGCTCGAAGACGACGAGGGTGTGACGCTCGACGAGGCGCTGACCGACATCGGCTTCCGTGGCACCGGCCGGATCGACGCCAGCGACTGGGACTCGTGGCTCGAACTCCACGTCGAGCAGAGCGAGCGGCTCGAAGACGCCGGCGCCCCAGTCGGCATCGTCACATCCATCACGGGGACGATTCGCTGTCTGATCGAAATCGCTGGCGAGGCAAACCACTCCGGCTGTACGGCGATGCACGACCGGCGTGACGCGCTGGCGGCGGCGAGTGAGGTCGTCCTCGACGTGGAGCGAACGACGAACGAAGTCGTCGAGGAGTACGGTGAGACGGTGGTCGGGACGGTCGGAAAACTCGACGTCGCGCCGAACGCGATCAACGTGGTTCCGGGACGCGTCGAGCTGGGTATCGACGTTCGCGACGTGTCCTACGAGCCGATGGAGCTGATCGTCGACCGCGTTCGCGAGCGGCTGTCGGCGCTCGAAGACGAACGCGGGGTCGTGACGACGTTCGAACGACCGTACGACATCGAACCGATCGGTATGTCCGACCGGTGTACGGACGCGTTGCGCGCGGCGGCGTCCGCGTCGTCGGTCGACGCGCTCGAACTCCACTCCGGCGCCGGCCACGACACCATGCATATCGCCAAGGTCACCGACGCAGGAATGCTGTTTGCACCGTCGCGCGACGGCGTGTCGCACAGTCCGATGGAGTGGACCGACTGGGACAGTTGTGCGGCTGTGACGCAGGTGATGGCGACGGCGCTAGCCGATCTCGCCGCGGAGTGA
- a CDS encoding DUF3830 family protein, with translation MRQLEFDIEGQSFTADLLPDEAPESVAALREFLPLESQLMHVRWSGHATWINIDEVDLPEIPRENHTVYPSRGDILLYPGYRNEQEILVPCGPTCFKSPAGELAGNHVATLNASREELAELEQATLEDGMMDIVVREK, from the coding sequence ATGCGGCAACTCGAGTTCGACATCGAGGGGCAGAGTTTCACCGCCGACCTCCTCCCCGACGAGGCGCCGGAGTCGGTCGCAGCACTGCGTGAGTTCCTCCCGCTGGAGTCACAGTTGATGCACGTCCGGTGGAGCGGTCACGCGACGTGGATCAACATCGACGAGGTCGACCTGCCGGAGATTCCGCGCGAGAATCACACCGTCTACCCGTCGCGGGGTGACATCCTGCTCTACCCCGGTTACCGCAACGAACAGGAGATCCTCGTCCCGTGTGGGCCGACGTGCTTCAAGAGTCCCGCGGGCGAACTGGCGGGGAATCACGTCGCGACGCTCAACGCGAGCCGCGAGGAGCTGGCGGAGCTGGAGCAGGCGACGCTCGAAGACGGCATGATGGACATCGTCGTCCGCGAGAAGTAG
- a CDS encoding IclR family transcriptional regulator: protein MNDNRARPVKTTQTSIRIGREIQRRDGATLTELAAALDLAKSTVHNHLATLVHEGLLVEERGEYHIGLRFLEFGEHARNRREDYTPAKIQVYRLAESTNEEANFAVAENGYMYSIEYVMGDANPNNPAVGSTFLKVGSKFRMHNSAPGKAVLSELPTERVEEILDRRGLPATTDSTITDRETLLAELDTVREQGYATNDEELEVGFRSIAAPVTLDDGTVLGGLSIGGPAYRFELDEASVGRSVDILQNAVENVEREISQLASSDGA, encoded by the coding sequence ATGAACGACAATCGCGCGCGGCCGGTCAAGACGACGCAGACGTCGATCAGGATCGGGCGGGAGATACAGCGTCGTGACGGGGCAACGCTGACCGAGCTGGCGGCGGCACTCGATCTGGCGAAAAGCACCGTTCACAACCACCTAGCGACGCTCGTCCACGAGGGATTGCTGGTCGAGGAGCGCGGGGAGTATCACATCGGGCTCCGCTTTCTGGAGTTTGGCGAACACGCCCGGAATCGGCGGGAAGACTACACGCCGGCGAAGATTCAGGTGTACCGACTCGCCGAATCGACGAACGAGGAGGCGAACTTCGCCGTCGCGGAGAACGGCTACATGTACTCCATCGAGTACGTGATGGGCGACGCGAACCCGAACAACCCGGCAGTTGGGAGTACCTTTCTGAAGGTCGGAAGCAAGTTCCGGATGCACAACTCCGCACCCGGCAAGGCCGTCCTCTCGGAACTGCCGACTGAGCGCGTCGAGGAGATTCTCGACCGCCGTGGACTCCCGGCGACGACCGACAGCACCATTACCGACCGGGAGACGCTGTTGGCGGAACTCGACACCGTCCGGGAGCAAGGGTACGCGACGAACGACGAGGAGCTGGAAGTCGGGTTCCGGTCCATCGCCGCTCCCGTCACGCTGGACGACGGCACGGTTCTCGGCGGCCTGTCCATCGGTGGCCCGGCGTACCGCTTCGAGCTCGACGAGGCCTCAGTCGGTCGGTCGGTCGACATCCTCCAGAACGCTGTCGAGAACGTCGAACGCGAGATCAGTCAGCTGGCATCGTCCGACGGTGCGTAG